The following nucleotide sequence is from Polyangiaceae bacterium.
ACGGCTACACGCTCGATGCCCAGGAGAAGATCGCCTACTGCTTCAACGCGGGCACCGGCAACTGCACCGACGACTTCAACGCCTGTCTCGCGGATCCAACCACCAACGACGCAAACTGACCCAATAGTGGGTCGAGCCCCAACGAGGCGTCCCGATTGCGGGGCGCCTCGCGGCGTTTTGTAGGGCCGTTCTGCCCCGTTCGGCGTTCCCTCTCCCCCAACCCCAAGGCCTATTGACCCTGGTTCGATAGCGAACCAGACTCCGGAGAGCGGGGACTGACCCGCCTGACTACTCGCGCCCAGCGGGGAATGATGTCCACATGAAGCAGTTCAAAGGCAGGGTCGCCGTTATCACCGGAGCAGCGAGCGGTATCGGGCGCGCTACGGCGCTTGAGCTCGCGGCCGCGGGCTGCCATCTGGCGCTCGCTGACTTGAACGAGGCCGGACTTGAGTCCGCACGGAAACAAGCCGAAGCTTTGGGTGTCCGCGTGACGACCCACGCAGTGAACGTCGCTGACCTGAAAGCAATGGAGCGCTTCGTGGAGGAGGTGATCGCTGCCCACGGGGGCGTGAACATCTTGATCAACAACGCGGGGGTTGCGGCAACGTCGGCGTTCGATGAGCAGAGTTTGAGTGACTATGAGTGGCTGGTCGGGATCAACTTCTGGGGCGTCGTGTACGGCTGCAAGCTGTTCCTCCCGCACCTCAAGCGCGCGGACGAAGCCCACATCGTCAACATTTCGAGCATGTTTGGACTCACGGGGATCCCAACGCAGACCGCGTACTGCGCCACCAAGTTTGCGGTGCGTGGGTTCACCGAGTCGCTGTGGGTTGAGCTGAGCCCGCTGGGAATCGGAGTCACCTCGGTGCATCCCGGGATGATCGCAACGAACATCGTGCGCGCTGGTCGCATGAGCGCCGGAGAGGAGTACCAGCGGGCCAAGGTGGTTGACCGCTTCGAGAGCCAGGGTATGCCGCCCTCCCGAGCAGCGAAGTACATCGTAAAAGCCATCCGCCATGGACGTCAGCGGCAGATGATTGGGCTCGAGGCTCACGTCACCGATTGGCTCCGTCGCGCCGCACCTGCGCTGAGCATGCATCTCGTAAAGGCGATCTATCGCCTTGGCTACCGAAAGAGCAGTGCTCAGAGCCGCCCGGAAGCGCCGGAGGTCGAGCCGGAGACGGCACAAGAGGCGCTAAACTGAGGCGCATAGCCTCAGCAAGCCACTCACAAGCCAAAGAACTGATCCGCGAACAGAACTGCTCCACGAAGTCAGCAGCGCCGAACGTGTAACTCCAAAAGCGATGCCATGCGGTCCCACAAGTACGTACTTCCAACGACTGAACCAACGCGGGTGCCCTCGGCGTGAGTGACGGAGCCCCTGACCTCACGCTATTCTGACGGAATGGTGAAGCTAGTCGTTGGTGTGGCCGCTACTTCCAGCTTGTTGTTTGCCGCTGGGTGCGGAAGCGATGCCGGGGATGGTCAGGGCGACGTAGGACTCCCCGGAAGTTCAGGCACGGAAACAGCCGCGGTCTGCGCCTGGGAGGCAACACCCGGGGCGCCAGTGTTGACGCTCAGCGGAACCACTCCCCTCGAGGACGGCGACGTGGCGGTCGTGTTCCGCGCTGGCTCGAGCGCCCACCCGGAGAACGCGGGCTGTGAGCAGGACGTGCCCTTCATCGGCGCACGGGCCCCGATCGTTCCCGCTGCCGGAGGGGGCGGTACGTTCACGCTGCAGGTCCCGGCGCCGCCTCGCGGAGCGTTTGAAGTCGCCGAGATATGGGGCGACGAGTATGAGAAAGGCGGCCCTAGGGTCGTGCCGACGAGCATCGTGGCGCTGTACCCTGGCGTGGGACAGGTCCTCGACTATCAGCAGCTGACGTCACAGGTCGCGTACATCGCACCTGCGGTGCTGGTCTACGCCCAGGATGAAGTTCCAGCGAACGAGAACTGGTTTGCGCGTTACCTCTACGGGCCAGTTTCCGCAGGGTATCACCTGTATGACGCGACGCTGGAGTTCGACCCCCTGAACTACTGCGGGAACTCCCAGTGCCTGTGCTGGTACGGAGATACCGGGTACGGCTACTGCGGCCCCGAGGTTCGCACGCCCACTGCTGTTGGGCAGCCCCTCGCCGTTGATCAAGCGGTCGATGTGCTGCCGCTGTTCTAGTGCGCCGAGGCTCTGTTGCGTCCTGTCCCAGTGCGTCCTGTTCTGCAGCGCCCTCGGGCTTGATTTTCGGCGCCACTTGGGCGCAACTCTCGCCGCCATGGCAATGCCCGACGATTTCGAGGTCGAGAGTCTGTACACCCCCGACCAGTGGTACGTGGACGACGTTCTTGAAGTAACGAAAGAGCGCGTGCGCGCCATCACGGACACTTCGAAGATGGGCGCCGTCGTTGCCGCCCAAAAGCCGTGGCCCGGTCAGCCAAAGCATGTGCCTGGGATTCTGATGATTCAGATCACGGGCACGCTGGGAAACATCCACGCGGTGTACGGGCTCGGACTGAAAATGACCGAAGGTTGGGTTGGCTTTGGCACACACATCCACGAGGCCAGCTTTCGTAACCTCGGGGAAATTGGTCCTCCCATCGAGCTCGAGCTGGTCGCAGACAAAGTGAAGTCGGTGCGAGGCCAGACATTTGGTCGCT
It contains:
- a CDS encoding SDR family NAD(P)-dependent oxidoreductase — encoded protein: MKQFKGRVAVITGAASGIGRATALELAAAGCHLALADLNEAGLESARKQAEALGVRVTTHAVNVADLKAMERFVEEVIAAHGGVNILINNAGVAATSAFDEQSLSDYEWLVGINFWGVVYGCKLFLPHLKRADEAHIVNISSMFGLTGIPTQTAYCATKFAVRGFTESLWVELSPLGIGVTSVHPGMIATNIVRAGRMSAGEEYQRAKVVDRFESQGMPPSRAAKYIVKAIRHGRQRQMIGLEAHVTDWLRRAAPALSMHLVKAIYRLGYRKSSAQSRPEAPEVEPETAQEALN